In Candidatus Cloacimonadota bacterium, a genomic segment contains:
- a CDS encoding ATP-binding protein, whose translation MIYKNFRIHTLTRIILITTTILAMFIAIFQFGFNVTPILLGALVIFQVIDLIRYIQKTNQYLTNFLESIRYSDFSRSFRIEGLGTAYDGLKAAFNDVIQDFQKIRSEKEEHYHYLQNVIQHIGISLIAYQKNGTVEMINNSAKKLFQISKLRNIEELEVYSKELVEKLKKLKSGERILVQVVDNDMMMQLAVYATEFKIRTRNIILVSIQNIQSELEEQEMEAWQKLIRVLTHEIMNSITPIASLSSTINDLLKDIDTTDNEPQEIDDETVIDIQNSLQTIHKRSTGLIHFVESYRNLTKIPKPKFNIVSVSQIFQNVYKLLEKDLEMNGVKCIQDISPSSLELTADEELIEQVLINLVKNSMYSLADTENARIEMKAFLDRRGRVAVQVVDNGSGILKDVIDKIFVPFFTTKKEGSGIGLSLSRQIMRMHGGTLTAQSEPNVETNFTLRF comes from the coding sequence ATGATATATAAAAATTTCAGGATTCATACACTTACCAGGATCATTTTGATCACCACTACAATCCTGGCAATGTTCATAGCGATATTTCAGTTTGGTTTTAATGTTACGCCAATTTTACTGGGTGCATTAGTAATTTTCCAGGTAATCGATCTGATAAGATATATTCAGAAAACCAATCAGTATCTTACCAACTTTCTGGAATCTATCCGCTATTCCGATTTCAGCCGTAGTTTTCGCATCGAAGGTTTGGGAACTGCTTATGATGGTTTGAAAGCGGCTTTTAACGATGTGATCCAGGATTTTCAAAAGATCCGTTCCGAAAAAGAAGAACATTATCATTATCTGCAAAATGTTATTCAACATATTGGAATCAGCCTTATTGCATATCAAAAAAACGGAACGGTAGAAATGATCAACAACAGTGCCAAAAAACTTTTTCAAATAAGTAAATTGCGCAATATTGAAGAATTGGAAGTCTACAGCAAAGAACTGGTTGAAAAACTTAAGAAGTTGAAATCTGGTGAAAGGATTCTGGTTCAGGTGGTAGATAACGACATGATGATGCAGCTGGCAGTTTATGCCACTGAATTCAAGATAAGAACAAGAAATATCATCCTGGTTTCCATACAGAATATTCAATCGGAATTGGAAGAACAGGAGATGGAAGCCTGGCAAAAACTTATCCGCGTTCTTACGCATGAAATAATGAATTCCATTACTCCAATAGCTTCTCTTTCATCAACAATAAATGATCTGCTGAAAGATATCGATACAACAGATAATGAACCTCAGGAGATTGATGATGAAACTGTGATCGATATTCAAAATTCTTTGCAGACTATCCATAAACGCAGTACAGGATTAATCCATTTTGTAGAATCTTATCGAAACCTGACAAAAATTCCCAAACCGAAATTCAATATAGTTTCTGTTTCTCAGATATTTCAAAATGTGTATAAGTTATTGGAAAAAGATCTGGAAATGAATGGTGTAAAATGTATTCAGGATATTTCACCTTCCAGCCTGGAATTAACTGCCGATGAAGAATTGATCGAGCAGGTGTTGATAAACCTGGTAAAAAATTCCATGTATTCTCTGGCTGATACGGAAAATGCCAGAATCGAAATGAAAGCATTCCTGGATAGACGAGGAAGAGTGGCTGTTCAGGTTGTAGATAACGGTTCGGGAATTTTGAAAGATGTGATCGATAAAATTTTTGTGCCATTTTTTACTACCAAGAAAGAAGGTTCTGGAATTGGTTTAAGTCTTTCCAGACAGATAATGAGAATGCATGGTGGAACGCTTACAGCACAATCCGAGCCTAATGTGGAAACCAATTTTACTTTGAGATTTTAG
- a CDS encoding PDZ domain-containing protein, with product MNKKRVYVMIFVLVLMLSSTIFAAEKGKVYMGVYLDDVSYSYYQKAGLDENYGILISKVVSDTPADKAGLMSKDILLEIDGDKIYTHGQFTKMLKNYAPGDKVKLKYFRDGKVKSLKLTFGEKEFPKIKKKAYMGVFLAELNGKYKQKTDYDKNFGIVITDVVEDGPAQKAGIKDDSIIMSINGDKIYTIDQLTKMLTNYEPENHIEVEVFQDKKEVKLDMILGEKAQYKHFDLGLGGSYNLSFEKPENVFVYQYTPDNTKWIGVMLHVVENTKGDEKKITVTIDEVIEGTPAGKAGLQAGDIILAVDDNEIDSRKLISKIINKKEVGDTINMKIDRKGTIVNLACEIAEREEEHRYEKVELSMDDGDIKVFVNGEERILSDIEDVITDQMEDIKILRQEEIEKAMQDAKKQMEDLDELEIHFGQSGAI from the coding sequence GTGAATAAAAAAAGAGTATATGTTATGATTTTTGTACTCGTATTAATGCTCAGTTCCACGATCTTTGCAGCAGAAAAAGGCAAAGTTTACATGGGTGTTTATCTGGATGATGTTTCTTACAGCTATTACCAAAAAGCAGGTCTTGATGAGAACTATGGAATTCTTATCTCCAAAGTAGTGTCGGACACTCCCGCAGACAAAGCTGGTTTAATGTCGAAAGACATTTTGTTGGAGATAGATGGAGACAAAATCTACACTCATGGCCAGTTTACCAAAATGCTGAAGAATTACGCACCGGGAGATAAAGTGAAACTGAAGTATTTTAGGGATGGCAAAGTGAAAAGCTTAAAGTTGACTTTCGGTGAAAAAGAATTTCCAAAGATTAAAAAGAAAGCTTATATGGGTGTCTTTCTGGCGGAATTGAATGGCAAATACAAACAGAAAACTGATTATGATAAAAACTTTGGAATTGTAATAACTGATGTAGTGGAAGATGGTCCAGCTCAAAAAGCAGGAATTAAAGATGATTCTATTATCATGAGCATCAACGGCGATAAAATCTATACCATCGATCAACTTACCAAAATGCTGACAAATTACGAACCGGAAAATCATATTGAGGTGGAAGTTTTCCAGGATAAAAAAGAAGTGAAATTGGATATGATATTAGGTGAAAAAGCGCAATATAAACACTTTGATCTTGGTTTGGGCGGCAGCTACAATTTATCTTTTGAAAAACCGGAAAATGTCTTTGTGTATCAATACACACCTGATAACACAAAATGGATCGGTGTAATGCTTCACGTAGTAGAAAACACCAAAGGTGATGAGAAAAAGATTACAGTAACCATCGATGAAGTTATTGAAGGAACTCCAGCTGGGAAAGCCGGTTTACAGGCAGGAGATATCATTTTGGCAGTAGATGACAACGAGATCGATTCCCGAAAACTGATCAGCAAGATCATCAACAAAAAAGAGGTTGGTGATACGATAAATATGAAGATCGATCGCAAGGGAACGATTGTAAATCTTGCCTGCGAAATTGCCGAAAGAGAAGAAGAACATCGTTATGAAAAAGTTGAACTTTCCATGGACGACGGAGATATCAAAGTATTTGTAAATGGAGAGGAGAGAATCTTATCTGATATAGAAGATGTGATAACTGATCAAATGGAAGATATTAAAATTCTTCGTCAGGAAGAAATTGAAAAAGCTATGCAGGATGCCAAAAAACAAATGGAAGATCTGGATGAATTAGAAATCCATTTTGGCCAAAGTGGTGCGATTTAA
- a CDS encoding sigma-70 family RNA polymerase sigma factor, with amino-acid sequence MIRARQDLKEFDYLYRKYFPKINNFVFHRVNSESDRHEIVSNVFFKAMKKISLFQYLDSRKCSFSSWLYRIAVNEINQFYRNKKRSKKIIDTYIFNQVDGTEMGINYELVRDKLQKFDMEDQNMIALKYFEKLSYKEIGEIYKKSEGAMKVKVHRLINKLRDEINKEIENERS; translated from the coding sequence GTGATCAGGGCCAGACAGGACCTGAAAGAGTTTGATTATTTATATCGGAAATATTTTCCGAAAATAAATAATTTCGTTTTCCATAGAGTGAATAGTGAATCTGATCGACACGAGATCGTCTCCAATGTTTTCTTCAAAGCGATGAAAAAGATTTCTCTCTTCCAATATCTGGATTCCAGGAAGTGCAGTTTTTCATCCTGGTTATACAGAATTGCAGTTAATGAGATCAATCAGTTCTACCGCAATAAGAAGCGCAGCAAAAAGATCATCGATACTTATATCTTCAATCAGGTGGATGGAACAGAGATGGGAATAAACTATGAGCTGGTTCGCGATAAACTGCAGAAATTCGATATGGAAGATCAGAATATGATCGCTTTGAAATATTTTGAAAAACTCAGCTATAAAGAAATAGGTGAGATCTACAAGAAGAGTGAAGGTGCCATGAAGGTGAAGGTTCACAGATTAATAAATAAATTGCGTGATGAGATAAATAAGGAGATCGAAAATGAAAGATCTTGA